A genomic stretch from Algoriphagus halophilus includes:
- a CDS encoding LTA synthase family protein produces MAQKAEIRSNLPLKIQTTLRFFWGMGIVFLFLMLIIRILELKLVFDNHLLNFAISDVIIGSLLEDVGWYFYFMGLLLMVHLIVSLFSPKLGRGLTLSIFVLTIIIHVALISYFLKTLLPLGSDVYAYSMDDLLATVQASGQLNFLTVFLGIVGAILLGLILSLGYRFIKLSLKSYLVVSGLTYVFIFFYVFFPITDTSSANENKSNVQVNKTHFLTQASFNYFMFDDNYYFDFYLRPSGNDLVVKKDYFDDIYPFVHRAEYPDVLSPYFDSLESKPDIVFILFESLGRAYSGRDAYLGSFTPFLDSLAKSSLVWENAISSTGRTFGILPGTMAGLPFGKNGFLEFSPNYPHHETILSILKENGYELNFFIGADQNFDNEGSFLNYQEVDLIVDQQSYGPEYEKTPSESGFSWGYPDKAMFSNGLSKLPPSDESPQLRIFQTQTSHDPYIVPNPEIYQPKLRNYLSNELGFSDSKVSDYLSYENIYMTLLYADDAVRDFFNEYRKRPEFENTIFIITGDHRLPEIPMATRLDRFRVPLIIYSPKLKGPASFKGVVSHWEITPSILSFLEKQVNVNLPEEMIWQGQVLDTASTFQSNIAMPLMRNKNQLLDYIHGEYFLSDGQLFIVSDGLNIDPIVDTQNLNRMTGEFEEFKNRNNYLIQTNKLLPEDLPEN; encoded by the coding sequence ATGGCCCAAAAAGCCGAAATCAGGTCCAATTTACCCCTGAAAATTCAAACCACCTTAAGATTCTTCTGGGGGATGGGAATTGTCTTTTTATTTCTAATGCTGATTATCAGGATTTTAGAATTAAAATTAGTATTTGATAACCATCTATTAAATTTCGCAATATCTGATGTTATCATAGGAAGCTTACTGGAGGATGTAGGTTGGTACTTCTATTTTATGGGCTTACTGTTGATGGTCCATCTAATAGTTAGTTTATTCTCACCTAAGCTTGGAAGAGGATTAACCCTATCGATTTTTGTGCTAACCATTATTATCCATGTTGCGCTGATCAGTTACTTTCTAAAAACTTTACTGCCTCTAGGAAGTGATGTTTATGCTTATAGTATGGATGACCTACTAGCTACTGTACAGGCCTCAGGACAATTAAACTTTCTTACTGTTTTCTTAGGCATAGTTGGAGCCATCCTACTAGGATTGATCCTGTCTTTGGGCTACCGATTCATCAAATTGTCACTTAAGTCATATTTGGTTGTCAGCGGACTTACGTATGTATTTATTTTCTTCTATGTATTCTTCCCGATCACAGATACCAGCTCCGCAAATGAGAATAAAAGCAATGTGCAGGTAAACAAAACTCATTTTTTAACTCAAGCATCATTCAATTACTTCATGTTTGATGATAATTATTACTTTGATTTTTACCTGAGGCCTTCTGGCAATGATCTGGTGGTCAAGAAAGATTATTTTGATGATATCTATCCCTTTGTGCATCGTGCAGAATATCCGGATGTATTAAGTCCTTATTTTGATAGCTTGGAGTCCAAGCCAGATATCGTGTTCATTTTATTTGAAAGTTTAGGAAGAGCCTATTCGGGTCGGGATGCCTATTTAGGAAGCTTCACTCCTTTCTTGGACTCTTTGGCCAAATCCAGTTTAGTATGGGAAAATGCCATTTCCTCTACCGGTAGAACATTTGGAATACTCCCTGGAACCATGGCTGGCTTGCCTTTTGGAAAAAATGGGTTTTTGGAGTTTTCTCCAAACTACCCTCATCATGAGACCATTCTTAGTATTTTAAAAGAGAATGGCTATGAATTGAATTTCTTTATTGGAGCAGATCAAAACTTCGATAATGAAGGGAGTTTCTTGAATTATCAAGAAGTGGATTTAATAGTGGATCAACAAAGCTATGGTCCTGAATATGAAAAAACACCTTCTGAATCTGGCTTTTCATGGGGATATCCTGATAAGGCCATGTTTTCTAATGGACTAAGCAAGTTACCTCCATCCGATGAATCTCCTCAATTGCGTATTTTTCAGACCCAGACCTCTCATGACCCCTATATCGTTCCCAATCCAGAAATCTATCAACCTAAACTGCGAAATTACCTATCGAATGAACTAGGTTTTAGCGATTCCAAAGTCAGTGACTATTTATCCTACGAGAATATTTACATGACTTTGCTTTATGCAGATGATGCGGTTCGGGATTTCTTCAATGAATATAGAAAAAGGCCAGAGTTTGAGAATACCATTTTCATCATCACAGGTGACCACCGGCTTCCTGAAATTCCAATGGCTACTCGGTTGGATCGCTTCAGAGTTCCATTAATTATCTATTCACCAAAACTTAAGGGGCCAGCATCATTTAAAGGTGTGGTTTCCCATTGGGAAATTACCCCTTCTATATTATCCTTCCTCGAAAAACAGGTGAATGTAAACCTGCCGGAAGAGATGATCTGGCAAGGTCAGGTTTTGGACACAGCTAGCACATTCCAGTCCAATATTGCCATGCCTTTGATGAGGAATAAAAACCAATTACTTGATTACATTCATGGAGAATATTTCTTGTCAGATGGTCAATTATTCATCGTATCAGATGGATTGAATATTGATCCAATTGTAGATACTCAAAATCTAAATAGGATGACGGGAGAATTTGAAGAGTTTAAAAACCGGAATAATTACCTCATCCAAACCAATAAGTTGTTACCCGAAGATCTACCTGAAAATTAA